Proteins from one Streptomyces sp. 840.1 genomic window:
- a CDS encoding transketolase, whose amino-acid sequence MTQTTAAPAPAYRDLHRLMSLMTGDEKHGPAATSTLDALWVLYDRVLRVSPENVDAPDRDRFLLSKGHGPMAYYAVLAAHGFFGEELLAGFGSYESPLGHHPDRLLVPGAEIGSGSLGHGLPLAVGTALGLRAQGLTGPRVWVLTGDAELDEGSNHEAIAYAAPAGLDRLHTVVIDNASASYGRPGGIADRFGTAGWSVASVDGQDHEELYAAFTAPHPGQPRAVVARVTPKR is encoded by the coding sequence ATGACGCAAACGACCGCCGCACCCGCACCCGCCTACCGTGATCTGCACCGGCTGATGAGCCTGATGACCGGCGACGAGAAGCACGGCCCGGCCGCCACCTCCACGCTCGACGCCCTGTGGGTGCTGTACGACCGGGTGCTGCGGGTGTCGCCGGAGAACGTGGACGCCCCCGACCGCGACCGCTTCCTGCTGTCGAAGGGGCACGGGCCGATGGCGTACTACGCCGTCCTCGCGGCGCACGGGTTCTTCGGCGAGGAGCTGCTCGCCGGGTTCGGCTCGTACGAATCGCCGCTCGGCCACCACCCCGACCGGCTGCTGGTGCCCGGGGCCGAGATCGGCAGCGGCTCACTGGGGCACGGGCTGCCGCTGGCCGTGGGTACCGCGCTGGGGCTGCGGGCCCAGGGCCTGACCGGTCCCCGCGTGTGGGTGCTGACCGGGGACGCGGAACTGGACGAGGGCAGCAACCACGAGGCGATCGCTTACGCGGCCCCGGCGGGCCTCGACCGGCTGCACACCGTGGTGATCGACAACGCCTCGGCGTCGTACGGCCGCCCCGGCGGCATCGCGGACCGGTTCGGGACGGCGGGCTGGTCGGTGGCCTCCGTGGACGGGCAGGACCACGAGGAGCTGTACGCCGCCTTCACCGCGCCCCACCCCGGGCAGCCGCGCGCCGTGGTGGCCCGGGTCACCCCCAAGCGCTGA
- a CDS encoding transketolase family protein → MDTMRDRFIATTSRMLDEDPRLALVLAEISRDGFEQAERTHPDRVVNVGIREQLLIGAGAGMALTGLRPIVHTFASFLVERPFEQVKLDFGHQGVGAVLVSAGASYDWPAGGFTHMAPGDVALLDTLDGWTVHVPGHPDEAEALLREAATGDDRVYVRLSLQSNERARPVGGAGGFTVVREGTGGVVIAVGPMLDNVLAATEGLGTTVLYATTVRPFDGDGLRRAVGDRPTADVVVVETYLAGTSTAAANDALAGLPHRILGLGVAREELRRYGRMDEHLSAHGLDPRGLRQRIGAFLGR, encoded by the coding sequence ATGGACACGATGCGCGACCGATTCATCGCGACCACCTCGCGCATGCTCGACGAGGACCCCAGGCTGGCACTCGTACTGGCCGAGATCAGCCGGGACGGCTTCGAGCAGGCCGAGCGCACCCACCCCGACCGCGTCGTCAACGTCGGCATCCGGGAGCAGCTGCTCATCGGGGCCGGGGCCGGAATGGCGCTCACCGGGCTACGGCCGATCGTGCACACCTTCGCCAGCTTCCTGGTGGAGCGACCCTTCGAACAGGTGAAGCTGGACTTCGGCCATCAGGGCGTCGGCGCGGTGCTGGTCAGCGCCGGAGCCTCCTACGACTGGCCGGCCGGCGGGTTCACCCACATGGCGCCCGGCGACGTCGCCCTCCTGGACACCCTCGACGGCTGGACCGTGCACGTTCCGGGGCACCCCGACGAGGCCGAGGCACTGCTGCGGGAGGCCGCCACCGGCGACGACCGGGTCTACGTGCGGTTGTCGCTGCAGTCCAACGAGCGGGCGCGCCCGGTCGGCGGGGCGGGCGGGTTCACCGTCGTGCGTGAGGGAACGGGCGGCGTGGTGATCGCCGTCGGGCCGATGCTCGACAACGTCCTCGCGGCGACCGAGGGCCTCGGCACGACCGTGCTCTACGCGACGACGGTGCGGCCCTTCGACGGGGACGGTCTGCGCCGGGCGGTGGGCGACCGGCCGACCGCCGACGTGGTCGTCGTCGAGACGTATCTGGCGGGCACGTCCACCGCGGCGGCCAACGACGCACTCGCCGGTCTCCCGCACCGGATCCTGGGCCTCGGCGTCGCCCGCGAAGAGCTGCGCCGGTACGGGCGGATGGACGAGCACCTGAGCGCTCACGGCCTGGACCCGCGGGGCCTGCGGCAGCGGATCGGCGCGTTCCTCGGGCGGTGA
- a CDS encoding NAD-dependent epimerase/dehydratase family protein produces the protein MTATRDLQVVLGAGPAGTALAVELVRRGHPVRLVDRAGTGPALEGVDRFAADVATPEGARAAVEGAAVVYHCVNVAYHLQVETMPRIQQAVMAAAEGQGARLVVLDTLYPYGETHGAVMTEDTPWNATTGKGLMRAELDTRYLAAHAEGRLRVVLGRSADFVGPGVLNSTLGGAVFPAALTGGEVPAFGDIDLPHSYTYIGDVAAGLATLGENPDGDGRVWHLPTAPALTTRRILDMIAERVGRPLTLTVVSEPRAFGPFDEVFMEAYAEMFYQHTEAQIVDSSAIEKAYGLVPNPLSATVDATLAWYGDLLAAR, from the coding sequence ATGACCGCCACGCGTGATCTTCAGGTAGTTCTCGGCGCCGGCCCCGCCGGCACCGCGCTCGCCGTCGAACTCGTCCGCCGGGGCCACCCGGTCCGCCTCGTCGACCGGGCGGGCACCGGGCCGGCGCTCGAAGGCGTCGACCGGTTCGCCGCCGATGTCGCCACCCCCGAGGGCGCTCGGGCTGCGGTCGAGGGCGCGGCCGTGGTGTACCACTGCGTGAACGTGGCGTACCACCTCCAGGTCGAGACCATGCCCCGGATCCAGCAGGCCGTAATGGCGGCGGCCGAAGGCCAGGGCGCGCGCCTCGTCGTGCTCGACACGCTCTACCCCTACGGCGAGACGCACGGCGCGGTCATGACCGAGGACACTCCGTGGAACGCGACGACAGGCAAGGGGCTGATGCGCGCCGAGCTGGACACCCGCTACCTCGCCGCGCACGCCGAGGGCCGGCTGCGGGTCGTGCTGGGCCGGTCGGCCGACTTCGTGGGGCCCGGTGTCCTCAACTCCACGCTCGGCGGCGCGGTGTTCCCGGCCGCGCTGACCGGGGGAGAGGTCCCGGCCTTCGGCGACATCGACCTGCCGCACAGCTACACGTACATCGGTGATGTGGCGGCCGGCCTCGCGACGCTGGGAGAGAACCCGGACGGCGACGGCCGGGTCTGGCACCTGCCCACGGCCCCCGCGCTCACCACGCGCCGGATTCTGGACATGATCGCGGAGCGCGTCGGCCGTCCGCTGACCCTGACCGTCGTCTCGGAGCCCCGGGCCTTCGGGCCGTTCGACGAGGTGTTCATGGAGGCGTACGCCGAGATGTTCTACCAGCACACGGAGGCGCAGATCGTCGATTCCTCAGCCATCGAGAAGGCGTACGGCCTGGTGCCCAACCCGCTCTCCGCCACGGTCGATGCCACGCTCGCGTGGTACGGCGACCTGCTGGCGGCGCGCTGA
- a CDS encoding M1 family metallopeptidase — protein sequence MTTRRTALRLGGAAAVAAAAVPALAPAAAARPHRFDPQPGSNGVGDPLFPTLGNGGYQVLHYDLAFHFTPVTYDFSGTVKINARATQDLSAFNLDTDGHTIDAVTVSGRSATWELTAGRSGQEFTITPARPLHDGQAFTVEVRYRGNGKAPRLGLTGWKFGTDGGFASAAQSSRADTFLPCNDTPSDKATWTFHISAPKGFVATANGELTHRTRRADGSAVWHFALRERMATELIGIAVVKGTYLYGTSHRGLPLRHIVPQGQEEKYGPIVARTPDHLAWLEAKFGRYPFSVYGLHIYDGYTDALENQTLSLFSTNWFKPNAAGQPGYETTMVHELVHQWFGDSVTPNDWQQAWLNEGPAVYYAGLYGEERGWSVFEDKMRATYEKLDAVRAADGPPGLPKALGGTNIYDGGALVLYALSLRAGQRKFDTVMREWVKRFKDSTYTTEQFIRHTADVTGDRSLDPFLRDWLFGAVNPPMPGHPDWKATA from the coding sequence GTGACGACCCGACGCACAGCCCTCAGACTCGGCGGCGCCGCTGCCGTCGCGGCCGCAGCCGTCCCGGCCCTCGCGCCGGCCGCCGCCGCCCGGCCGCACCGCTTCGACCCGCAGCCCGGCTCGAACGGCGTCGGGGACCCGCTCTTCCCGACGCTCGGCAACGGCGGCTACCAGGTCCTCCACTACGATCTGGCCTTCCACTTCACCCCGGTCACCTACGACTTCTCCGGCACGGTGAAGATCAACGCCAGGGCCACCCAGGACCTCTCCGCGTTCAACCTCGACACCGACGGCCACACCATCGACGCGGTCACGGTCTCCGGCCGGTCCGCGACCTGGGAGCTCACCGCCGGCCGGAGCGGCCAGGAGTTCACGATCACCCCGGCCCGCCCGCTCCACGACGGACAGGCCTTCACCGTCGAGGTCCGCTACCGGGGCAACGGCAAGGCGCCACGGCTCGGTCTCACCGGCTGGAAGTTCGGCACCGACGGCGGGTTCGCCTCGGCCGCCCAGTCCTCCCGCGCCGACACCTTCCTGCCGTGCAACGACACCCCGTCCGACAAGGCGACGTGGACCTTCCACATCAGCGCGCCCAAGGGCTTCGTCGCCACCGCCAACGGCGAACTCACCCACCGCACCCGCCGCGCCGACGGCTCCGCCGTCTGGCACTTCGCGCTGCGCGAGCGGATGGCGACCGAACTCATCGGCATCGCCGTCGTCAAGGGCACCTACCTGTACGGCACCAGTCACCGCGGCCTGCCGCTGCGGCACATCGTGCCCCAGGGACAGGAGGAGAAGTACGGCCCGATCGTGGCCCGTACCCCCGACCATCTCGCCTGGCTGGAGGCGAAGTTCGGCCGCTACCCCTTCTCCGTCTACGGCCTCCACATCTACGACGGCTACACCGACGCACTGGAGAACCAGACCCTGTCGCTGTTCTCCACCAACTGGTTCAAACCCAACGCCGCCGGACAGCCGGGCTACGAGACCACCATGGTCCACGAGCTCGTCCACCAGTGGTTCGGCGACTCCGTCACCCCGAACGACTGGCAGCAGGCCTGGCTCAACGAGGGCCCCGCCGTCTACTACGCCGGCCTGTACGGCGAGGAGCGCGGCTGGTCCGTCTTCGAGGACAAGATGAGGGCGACGTACGAGAAGCTCGACGCCGTCCGCGCGGCCGACGGCCCGCCCGGACTCCCCAAGGCACTCGGCGGCACCAACATCTACGACGGCGGCGCACTCGTCCTGTACGCCCTGAGCCTGCGGGCCGGGCAACGGAAGTTCGACACGGTCATGCGCGAGTGGGTCAAGCGTTTCAAGGACTCCACCTACACCACCGAACAGTTCATCCGGCACACCGCCGACGTCACCGGCGACCGGTCGCTGGACCCGTTCCTGCGCGACTGGCTCTTCGGTGCCGTCAACCCGCCCATGCCCGGCCACCCCGACTGGAAGGCCACCGCGTGA
- a CDS encoding right-handed parallel beta-helix repeat-containing protein translates to MNRPSNALRGTAATATAVFLAALLAAPAAQAAPGTRTLYAAPDGRGASCTAVRPCTPQGARDLARTENGRDVRVLLKDGTYRLDAPLELGPDDSGTTWSAAPGAHPVLSGGQDITGWHRDADGTWSARVPAGTTPRQLFVDGRRATRARGEACPASTCDATATGMTGATATGIDHWQRPTDAEAVIRVRWRNYHCRIAGVSGDTMTFVQPCWTNSASGTDRTGPAWDSTAVDSTRYSGVAFFENAPELLDQPGEFTWDSKGRTVTYLPRKGEDMRRARTVTPHTEQLLVIDGAHDVTVSGIGFAYAAYHQPGTDEGYAGMQAGLTLTGATGPVDHAGRYYTKPSAAVTVRGGRQVRIDSGRFSHLGGAGAILEAGTKDSALTRSSFTDLSSGAVYVGDTEPMPQQSLAGERNTVAYNTISRSGVEYTDSVGIWAGYEAGLSIDHNSLDHLPYSAVSVGWGWNQPEAQKSVLRDNKVTANRITDVMEVAQQQHDGGAIYTQGAQPGTVLSGNYINRSAYGNTERDGNGIYLDEQSSHITVERNVITRIGYKWVSNWADYGIRNTARGNWTDTAAPALGGAGSVMTDNLTGLDRLPAEALAVAARAGARGGPVEQLRADLARTGTATQSSTDGTATAALALDADTNTDTRTLSEAGAWWQADLGAVRHIRQVEIWNNASSTTADFDVVTDDGTVHVSGKALRPTLVNLDSRTRTVRIVSSGTGRVALSQVLVHP, encoded by the coding sequence GTGAACCGCCCGTCGAACGCCCTGCGAGGAACCGCCGCCACGGCCACCGCGGTCTTCCTGGCAGCACTCCTCGCCGCCCCGGCCGCCCAGGCGGCACCCGGCACCCGCACCCTGTACGCGGCCCCCGACGGCCGGGGCGCCTCCTGCACCGCCGTCCGCCCCTGCACCCCGCAGGGCGCCCGCGACCTGGCCCGCACCGAGAACGGGCGCGACGTCCGGGTACTCCTCAAGGACGGCACCTACCGGCTCGACGCGCCCCTGGAGCTCGGCCCGGACGACTCCGGCACCACCTGGTCCGCAGCGCCCGGCGCCCACCCCGTCCTCTCCGGCGGGCAGGACATCACCGGCTGGCACCGCGACGCCGACGGCACCTGGAGCGCCCGCGTCCCCGCCGGGACCACCCCGCGCCAGCTCTTCGTCGACGGCAGGCGCGCCACCCGCGCCCGGGGCGAGGCCTGCCCGGCGAGCACCTGCGACGCCACCGCCACCGGAATGACCGGCGCCACCGCGACCGGCATCGACCACTGGCAGCGCCCCACCGACGCCGAAGCCGTGATCCGGGTCCGCTGGCGCAACTACCACTGCCGGATCGCCGGCGTGAGCGGCGACACCATGACCTTCGTCCAGCCCTGCTGGACCAACTCGGCGAGCGGCACCGACCGCACCGGACCCGCCTGGGACTCCACCGCCGTCGACTCCACCCGCTACAGCGGCGTCGCCTTCTTCGAGAACGCTCCCGAACTCCTGGATCAGCCGGGCGAGTTCACCTGGGACTCGAAGGGGCGCACCGTCACCTACCTGCCGCGCAAGGGCGAGGACATGCGCCGCGCGCGGACCGTCACCCCGCACACCGAACAGCTGCTCGTCATCGACGGCGCCCACGACGTCACCGTCAGCGGGATCGGCTTCGCGTACGCGGCGTACCACCAGCCCGGCACCGACGAGGGTTACGCGGGAATGCAGGCCGGTCTCACCCTGACCGGCGCCACCGGCCCCGTCGACCACGCGGGCCGCTACTACACCAAGCCGTCCGCCGCGGTCACCGTCCGCGGCGGACGGCAGGTGCGCATCGACAGCGGCCGGTTCAGCCACCTCGGCGGGGCCGGCGCGATCCTGGAGGCCGGCACCAAGGACAGCGCGCTGACCCGGTCGTCCTTCACCGACCTGTCCTCGGGCGCCGTGTACGTCGGCGACACCGAACCGATGCCCCAGCAGTCCCTGGCGGGGGAGCGCAACACCGTCGCGTACAACACCATCAGCCGCTCCGGCGTCGAGTACACCGACTCGGTGGGCATCTGGGCCGGGTACGAGGCCGGTCTGAGCATCGACCACAACAGCCTGGACCACCTCCCGTACTCAGCGGTCTCGGTCGGCTGGGGCTGGAACCAGCCCGAGGCCCAGAAGTCCGTACTGCGGGACAACAAGGTGACGGCCAACCGCATCACCGACGTCATGGAGGTCGCACAGCAGCAGCACGACGGCGGTGCGATCTACACCCAGGGCGCGCAGCCCGGCACGGTCCTCAGCGGCAACTACATCAACCGCTCCGCGTACGGCAACACCGAACGCGACGGCAACGGCATCTACCTCGACGAGCAGTCCTCGCACATCACTGTCGAGCGCAACGTCATCACCCGCATCGGCTACAAGTGGGTCTCGAACTGGGCGGACTACGGAATCCGGAACACCGCGCGCGGCAACTGGACCGACACCGCGGCCCCCGCTCTCGGCGGTGCCGGCTCCGTCATGACGGACAACCTGACGGGCCTCGACCGGCTGCCCGCCGAGGCGCTCGCCGTCGCCGCGCGGGCGGGCGCCCGGGGCGGCCCGGTCGAGCAGCTCCGCGCCGACCTGGCCCGCACCGGCACGGCCACCCAGTCATCGACGGACGGAACGGCGACGGCGGCGCTCGCCCTGGACGCCGACACCAACACGGACACCCGCACGCTCTCCGAGGCGGGTGCCTGGTGGCAGGCGGACCTCGGCGCCGTCCGGCACATCCGGCAGGTCGAGATCTGGAACAACGCCTCCAGCACGACGGCCGACTTCGACGTCGTCACCGACGACGGAACGGTGCACGTCAGCGGGAAGGCGCTCCGCCCCACGCTGGTGAACCTGGACAGCCGGACCCGCACGGTACGGATCGTGTCCTCCGGCACGGGCCGGGTGGCGCTCTCCCAGGTCCTCGTCCACCCCTGA
- a CDS encoding Hsp20/alpha crystallin family protein — MLMRTDPFRELDRLAQQLAGPGTWSKPSAMPMDAYREGDEFVVAFDLPGVSPEAIDIDVERNMLTVKAERRPTAKADDVAMELSERPLGAFSRQIVLADSLDTERIQAGYDAGVLTLRIPIAERAKPRKISVGVGSGHKEISG, encoded by the coding sequence ATGTTGATGCGTACTGACCCCTTCCGTGAGCTGGACCGCCTGGCGCAGCAGTTGGCCGGTCCTGGCACCTGGTCGAAGCCGTCGGCGATGCCTATGGACGCCTATCGCGAGGGCGACGAGTTCGTGGTGGCCTTCGACCTCCCCGGCGTGAGCCCGGAGGCGATCGACATCGACGTCGAGCGCAACATGCTCACCGTCAAGGCTGAGCGCCGCCCCACGGCGAAGGCCGACGACGTCGCGATGGAGCTGTCCGAGCGGCCGCTGGGCGCCTTCTCCCGTCAGATCGTGCTCGCCGACTCCCTGGACACCGAGCGCATCCAGGCCGGCTACGACGCGGGCGTGCTCACCCTGCGCATCCCGATCGCCGAGCGCGCCAAGCCCCGCAAGATCTCCGTCGGCGTCGGCTCCGGTCACAAGGAGATCTCCGGCTGA
- a CDS encoding TetR/AcrR family transcriptional regulator — translation MAGAQQGPRARYREQTRAEIKDAALRQLADGGVAGLALTRIAKDMGLSGPALYRYFASRDDLLNALIRDAYDDAASAVATAADRSAAKARSPRERLRSLAAAYRAWAVGEPHRYLLLQGSPVPGYVAPADTLDRARAVLGPFLPVFAGGAPGAGVAPVVAQMSDWLGADPAVGGWVREYAPEAAADSAACARALAGALLTWTQLHGSVGLEATGQFTGMGHSVDALLDAQTGMLADAFGLE, via the coding sequence ATGGCCGGGGCACAGCAGGGGCCGCGGGCCCGGTACCGGGAGCAGACCCGGGCGGAGATCAAGGACGCGGCCTTGCGGCAGCTGGCCGACGGGGGTGTGGCAGGGCTCGCGCTCACCCGGATCGCCAAGGACATGGGCCTGTCGGGGCCGGCGCTCTACCGCTACTTCGCAAGCCGCGACGACCTGCTGAACGCGCTGATCAGGGACGCCTACGACGATGCCGCTTCGGCTGTCGCCACGGCGGCGGACCGGTCGGCGGCAAAGGCGCGCAGCCCACGGGAGCGGCTGCGCTCGCTCGCGGCGGCGTACCGGGCCTGGGCGGTCGGGGAGCCGCACCGCTACCTGCTGCTCCAGGGCTCCCCGGTCCCCGGATACGTCGCGCCCGCCGACACATTGGACCGGGCCCGCGCGGTGCTCGGGCCGTTCCTGCCGGTGTTCGCGGGCGGGGCGCCGGGCGCGGGTGTGGCCCCGGTGGTCGCGCAGATGTCCGACTGGCTCGGCGCGGACCCGGCCGTGGGCGGCTGGGTCCGCGAGTACGCGCCCGAGGCGGCCGCCGACAGCGCGGCGTGTGCGCGGGCGCTGGCCGGCGCACTGCTCACCTGGACACAGCTGCACGGATCGGTGGGCCTGGAGGCGACGGGCCAGTTCACCGGGATGGGCCACAGCGTGGACGCCCTGCTCGACGCACAGACCGGGATGCTGGCGGACGCCTTCGGGCTGGAGTGA
- a CDS encoding type III effector protein, translating into MTGADQPRISHSDAHGPASFPAAAAALSTINDALHTAGHRAPDRPGAGPGPEQALASLVLLRQVREQLAGWETGLIETARDAGASWADLAHPLGVASRQAAERRYLRGRPGTAGTTGEQRVTATREARAAERTTAAWARAHAADLRRLAGQITALTDLPTAAHRPLGELHAALANNDPADLIAPLAATHPHLTATHPDLATQLDHLTPP; encoded by the coding sequence ATGACCGGAGCAGACCAGCCGCGCATCAGCCACTCGGATGCCCACGGCCCGGCGTCGTTCCCCGCCGCCGCGGCGGCCCTGAGCACCATCAACGACGCCCTGCACACAGCCGGGCACCGGGCTCCTGACAGGCCCGGCGCCGGGCCCGGCCCGGAGCAGGCCCTGGCCTCTCTGGTGCTGCTGCGGCAGGTTCGCGAGCAGCTCGCCGGGTGGGAGACCGGCCTGATCGAGACCGCTCGCGACGCGGGCGCCAGCTGGGCCGACCTCGCCCATCCTCTCGGCGTCGCCAGCCGCCAGGCCGCCGAACGCCGCTATCTACGGGGCCGCCCCGGCACCGCCGGAACCACCGGTGAACAGCGCGTCACCGCCACCCGCGAAGCCCGTGCCGCCGAACGCACCACCGCCGCGTGGGCCCGCGCCCACGCCGCCGACCTGCGCCGCCTCGCCGGCCAGATCACCGCCCTCACCGACCTGCCCACAGCCGCCCACCGCCCACTCGGCGAACTCCACGCCGCCCTCGCCAACAACGACCCCGCCGATCTCATCGCCCCCCTGGCCGCCACCCACCCCCACCTGACCGCCACCCACCCCGACCTCGCCACCCAACTCGACCACCTCACTCCCCCCTGA
- a CDS encoding DUF2267 domain-containing protein: protein MTMRHEAFLAHVRERGAYESLDEAERVARVVLALLGAHLVGDVRARMAARLPEEFALILLNPLQSAEPLSPERFVRAAAAWIEGATERTAAWDVSAVLSTVADTAGDDLMGEILLQLPTGYDLLFGRPQLT from the coding sequence ATGACGATGCGACACGAAGCCTTCCTCGCCCACGTGAGGGAACGTGGCGCGTACGAATCCCTGGACGAGGCGGAGAGGGTGGCCCGCGTGGTTCTCGCCCTGCTCGGCGCGCACCTGGTAGGTGACGTCCGTGCCCGGATGGCGGCACGCCTGCCGGAGGAGTTCGCGCTGATCCTGCTCAACCCGCTGCAGAGCGCCGAGCCGTTGTCCCCGGAGCGGTTCGTCCGCGCGGCCGCCGCGTGGATCGAGGGCGCCACCGAGCGCACCGCGGCCTGGGACGTCAGCGCCGTACTGTCCACGGTCGCCGACACCGCCGGCGACGACCTGATGGGCGAGATCCTGCTCCAGCTCCCCACGGGCTACGACCTGCTCTTCGGCCGCCCCCAACTCACCTGA
- a CDS encoding extracellular solute-binding protein, translating into MPSSTPVNRRALFRMGAGIALGLAAAPLLAACGDGGTTAKAEAKSASLLPDTAIRNIGLKPDLAGTAAGVPQGFFSYPAKPLRATKGAPLKGAKAIRATMETFSPPPPSRGRNAAWQAIEELLGGQVDITAVPADDYGTKFSTMIASDSLPDLFMYPEVGGVDNKAAFLRAKCADLTPYLAGDKVKDYPNLAAIPKGAWQSAIFGGKLYGVPIARTGTGGAGFYRHDLFEEVGVSSLDQITGLDRFVEVCKELTRPKKDQYAIIAGVTNVLAMSAGAPYAWRMDAATGKFTTDLETPEFRHAVETARSLYQAGCFYPGTLQMSGAQKAQYTDMFKNGKGAYVYDGMPTYLAPGVGYIAAMKAIDKKYDPRPFVPFGSSPVAWMDNVKLENTYVKNASGERVRQILALADFAASPFGSQEYTLINYGVEGKDFTRDAKGNPALTKQGTQDVTVPWKFISSAVPAIFSADSQDGVRHVHEAFTKMIPIMEQDPTLQYSSPTWDSKGSGSLYSLKQDALKDIISGRKSMSAYDRLVKDYLAKGAEQARGEFEEAAQKGKK; encoded by the coding sequence GTGCCGAGCTCTACCCCCGTCAACCGCAGAGCGCTGTTCCGCATGGGTGCGGGCATCGCTCTGGGACTGGCTGCCGCCCCGCTGCTCGCCGCCTGCGGCGACGGCGGCACGACCGCCAAGGCCGAGGCCAAGAGCGCCTCGCTGCTCCCCGACACCGCGATCCGCAACATCGGTCTCAAGCCCGACCTGGCCGGCACCGCGGCCGGTGTCCCGCAGGGCTTCTTCAGCTACCCCGCCAAGCCGCTGCGGGCCACCAAGGGTGCACCGCTCAAGGGTGCGAAGGCGATTCGAGCGACGATGGAGACCTTCTCGCCGCCGCCGCCCTCGCGCGGCAGGAACGCCGCCTGGCAGGCGATCGAGGAGCTGCTCGGCGGCCAGGTCGACATCACCGCCGTACCGGCTGACGACTACGGCACCAAGTTCTCCACCATGATCGCCAGTGACAGCCTGCCGGACCTCTTCATGTACCCGGAGGTCGGCGGCGTCGACAACAAGGCGGCCTTCCTGCGCGCCAAGTGCGCCGACCTGACCCCGTACCTCGCCGGGGACAAGGTCAAGGACTACCCCAACCTGGCCGCGATACCGAAGGGCGCCTGGCAGAGCGCGATCTTCGGCGGCAAGCTGTACGGCGTTCCCATCGCACGGACCGGCACCGGCGGTGCGGGTTTCTACCGCCACGACCTGTTCGAGGAAGTCGGCGTGAGCAGCCTCGACCAGATCACCGGCCTCGACCGGTTCGTCGAGGTGTGCAAGGAGCTGACCCGGCCCAAGAAGGACCAGTACGCGATCATCGCGGGCGTCACGAACGTCCTCGCCATGTCCGCCGGTGCCCCCTACGCCTGGCGGATGGACGCCGCCACCGGCAAGTTCACCACCGACCTGGAGACCCCGGAGTTCCGTCACGCGGTGGAGACCGCCCGGTCGCTGTACCAGGCGGGCTGCTTCTACCCGGGCACCCTGCAGATGTCCGGGGCGCAGAAGGCCCAGTACACGGACATGTTCAAGAACGGCAAGGGCGCCTACGTCTACGACGGCATGCCCACCTACCTGGCGCCCGGGGTCGGCTACATCGCGGCGATGAAGGCCATCGACAAGAAGTACGACCCGAGGCCCTTCGTACCGTTCGGCTCCTCGCCCGTCGCCTGGATGGACAACGTCAAGCTGGAGAACACCTATGTGAAGAACGCGTCCGGGGAGCGGGTGCGCCAGATCCTGGCCCTGGCCGACTTCGCCGCGTCCCCCTTCGGCAGCCAGGAGTACACGCTCATCAACTACGGGGTCGAGGGAAAGGACTTCACCCGCGACGCGAAGGGCAACCCGGCGCTCACCAAGCAGGGCACCCAGGACGTCACCGTGCCCTGGAAGTTCATCTCCTCGGCCGTCCCGGCCATCTTCAGCGCCGACTCGCAGGACGGCGTGCGCCATGTGCACGAGGCGTTCACCAAGATGATCCCGATCATGGAGCAGGACCCGACGCTCCAGTACTCCTCGCCCACCTGGGACTCCAAGGGCTCCGGCAGCCTCTACTCGCTGAAGCAGGACGCGCTCAAGGACATCATCTCCGGCCGCAAGTCCATGTCCGCCTACGACCGGCTGGTCAAGGACTACCTCGCCAAGGGCGCCGAGCAGGCCCGCGGCGAGTTCGAGGAAGCCGCCCAGAAGGGGAAGAAGTGA